In the genome of Hyphomicrobium sp. ghe19, the window TCCGTGAGATCGTTGACGTTGATCATCGATCGTAATCCGGTCCCGGTCGCCGCAACATTCGCGTTCGGCGATGGCTTCCGGAAAGGCCCGGACGTCGGTGAAAGAACGATTGCAACCCGAGTCAGGGTCGACGCTTTCAGTCGGGTTCGCGCCATCCTCGAAACGACTGATGGCACACTCCATATGGCGTCGAAATTCGTCATAGGAACGGGTGGATGTTCGGCGCCAGCTTCAAAAGATCCGGAGGAAGCGATCGCTCAAATGGGAAAGACGCAGCTCATTGTCTCGCACGACGAAGTAAGCGGTAACGCCTGGCGTGAAGCTCGCGTGATGATCAGACACCCGAACTTCACCGGCATGCAGATGAACAAAACGACCGGCGACTACACGCCCGCTCGTTTCATCAACTCTATACGAATAAAACAGGGCGATACGGTTCTGTGGTCGATGGAAGGCGGCATCTCGATTTCGGAAGACCCGAACATCCGCTTTACATTCGCGACGGAAAGTCCCGCCGACCTCGAGTTCACGGCGACTGATACGGCCGGAACGAAGTTCAAGGCGACCGGTTCGGTATCTCCGCCTTCATGAACGGCGCACCGTTTGGGGCGACTTCCGCAGTCAGCGGGCATGTCAGGGTTTTGAGGAGAGCGTCGACGAGTTCATCTTCGGTCTCGACCGAAAGATAGAGACCGCCGGTTTGCTCGGCCAGGCATCGAGCGCCAAAGACGGCGCCGAGCCCAGCGGCATCACGATGACGGTAGCCGATGACGTGAATGGTGAGATCCGCAGCTTCGGCCTTCAGGGCGTTGGCCATAGCACACGGATCGCCGCCGCACGTCTCCTCTCCGTCAGTCAGGAGCACGATGACCGAAGGGTTGTGCCGGTAGTCTAGAATATCGGCGGCATTTCGGACCGATTGCGTAAGTGGCGTTCGGCCCGCAGGCTGAACCTTGTCGACCTCGGCCATGATCGCCTGGCCGGCATCAGGGTGCGGACGAACTTTCAGGTCGATGCTGTCGCAGCGGTTATAGGCACCCTCTCCGTAGATGATCAGTCCCATGCGGCGTGACGCTGGAATCTGCGGAACAACGCGATGGAGAGCCCTCTTCACTCGCTCTATGTTGGGTTCTTTCGCCGTCAAATCGGTCGTGCCCATCGAGCCCGACGCGTCGAAGACAAACATCAGGTCTTTCGTGCATTCGGCTCTCCGATCACGTTCCTGCGCCTGCAGATGCCAGCCGGCACACATCGGCAAGATGAACCCTAATAGTAAGGCTCCGGCAAATTTCCGAGCATCGCAGCTCTTCGTCTTGTGGCGTACTGGAAGCATGGGCCCGGCTATTTCGCCAAGCCGGAAACGTCCCATACGCGGGCATTGCCGTCGTAGGAGGCGGTAACCACCTCGCGCCCGTCAGGCGAAAACTCTGCATCTTCGACTTCCATCAGATGGCCCGCCAATGTTGCAAGCAGAGCGCCGGATTTGGCATCCCAGATACGTGCAGTCTTATCGTGGGACGCAGTAACGAGCCGGCTATTGTCGGCGTTGAGGGCAAGCCGCATCACATAGCGATCGTGGCCGGTGAATGTCGCGACTACGGTCCCTGACTCGGCATCCCACAACTTCGCCGTTTTGTCGGTTGAGGCCGTGTAGATCTTCGTCCCCGTACGATCGAAGATGACCCGTAGGATGCCACGCTGATGACCTTCGAGCTTTCGAATGAGAGTGCCTGTGCCCGCGTCCCAAATCCGCGCGAACTTGTCACTCGATGACGTCGCGACCCACTTGCCGTCCGGGCTGAACGTCGCGCTCGTTACCATGCCCCCGTGATCTCCGAGGGTGAAAAGCAGGGCGCCCGTCTTCGTATCCCAGATCTTTGCCGTACGATCGTTGGATGCCGTGACAACACGAGTGCCATCGAAGTTGAATTCGACATCGGCGATGTTGCCCTCATGCCCCGCGAGCTTCAAAAGCTCCTTGCCACTTGCGGCATCCCAGATGCGCGCCGTTGTATCGAGTGATCCGGTCGCTATTTTCGTTCCGTCGCGACTGAAGGCGACGGTCTCCGTCATCGCGGTATGGCCGACGAGTTCGCCGAGTGGCGCGCCGGTTTGCCCGTTCCAAAGACGGCCGCCGCCATCACGCGCAACTGTCACGATGATTTTGCCGTCGGAACTGAAAGCCGCGTTGCGGACGCCTTCCGCATGCCCCTTCAAAGTCGCGATCTCGGCGCCGCTCTTCGCGTCCCAGAGCTTGGCGGTCTTGTCACTCGACGCCGTTAGGATGCGCCGTCCATCGGGGCTGAATTGGGCAATCCAAAGATCGCTTGTGTGTCCTCTCAGGACAAGTCGCGGCTCCGTCAGCAGGACGCCGTCGGCACGCAAATTGGCTGGTGTCGCCAGGCAAAAACCAATGACGACAAGTGTCAGCCTTCTTGCGAATGACATTCCAGCCCCACTCGTCGATGTTGCGGCGCCGGAGAATGCTAACGAACAATAGGCAACGACAATGGGAATAGTTCCCGAACTTTATTTCCTCTTCATCCAAGTGTTGCGCACACTGACATTGCGGCCTTAGAGATTCCGCAGAATGCGAGATCACAAACTTTCACGCCAAACTATAAGAAGCCGTATCGCCTTTGGGAGGGACACCATGCGTTCGACAGCTCTGCTTTTTGCGCCTTTTGCAATTATCGTGTTTTCAGTTTTGCCTGCTCTGAGCGACGACACGGCGCCGACACTGCCGGAACGAAAAGCAGGCCTCTGGGAACTCAAAACCGTAATGGACGAGGGCAACGGGCCACGCGACCAGACCATGAAGCTCTGCATTGATGCGCAAATGGAAAAGACCACCGTTTCCACGAGCGTTGTCGAACATAAGGCAAACTGCACGACGTACGATGTCAAGTCTGCGGGCGGGAGCACGATCGTCGATTCCGACTGCCTGTATAATGGCCGCAAGGTCATGAGCACCACGAATATGTCTGGCGATTTCAAGTCTGCGTTCGAGATCAAGATTCAGAGCACGACGACCGAGCCCGAGCAGAAGGCACAGAGTGTCGTCATCAAGCGGACGATCACGCAGCTTGGAAAGTACGTCAGTGATTCCTGTGGCGGCCTTAAGCCCGGCGAAGCCGAGGCTCCGGACGGAACGCGCGTACTGGTGCAGTAATTCGAGAGATATCGAAAAC includes:
- a CDS encoding quinoprotein dehydrogenase-associated SoxYZ-like carrier, producing MKISVSKLPFALASASVGFLACAFSTWAGDDPWPEIQKAVFADRPVQEDPASVQIFAPNQADDAAVVPVSIKIPSTVAPSVRSLTLIIDRNPVPVAATFAFGDGFRKGPDVGERTIATRVRVDAFSRVRAILETTDGTLHMASKFVIGTGGCSAPASKDPEEAIAQMGKTQLIVSHDEVSGNAWREARVMIRHPNFTGMQMNKTTGDYTPARFINSIRIKQGDTVLWSMEGGISISEDPNIRFTFATESPADLEFTATDTAGTKFKATGSVSPPS
- a CDS encoding vWA domain-containing protein; the encoded protein is MFVFDASGSMGTTDLTAKEPNIERVKRALHRVVPQIPASRRMGLIIYGEGAYNRCDSIDLKVRPHPDAGQAIMAEVDKVQPAGRTPLTQSVRNAADILDYRHNPSVIVLLTDGEETCGGDPCAMANALKAEAADLTIHVIGYRHRDAAGLGAVFGARCLAEQTGGLYLSVETEDELVDALLKTLTCPLTAEVAPNGAPFMKAEIPNRSP
- a CDS encoding WD40 repeat domain-containing protein, with the translated sequence MSFARRLTLVVIGFCLATPANLRADGVLLTEPRLVLRGHTSDLWIAQFSPDGRRILTASSDKTAKLWDAKSGAEIATLKGHAEGVRNAAFSSDGKIIVTVARDGGGRLWNGQTGAPLGELVGHTAMTETVAFSRDGTKIATGSLDTTARIWDAASGKELLKLAGHEGNIADVEFNFDGTRVVTASNDRTAKIWDTKTGALLFTLGDHGGMVTSATFSPDGKWVATSSSDKFARIWDAGTGTLIRKLEGHQRGILRVIFDRTGTKIYTASTDKTAKLWDAESGTVVATFTGHDRYVMRLALNADNSRLVTASHDKTARIWDAKSGALLATLAGHLMEVEDAEFSPDGREVVTASYDGNARVWDVSGLAK
- a CDS encoding DUF3617 family protein, with the protein product MRSTALLFAPFAIIVFSVLPALSDDTAPTLPERKAGLWELKTVMDEGNGPRDQTMKLCIDAQMEKTTVSTSVVEHKANCTTYDVKSAGGSTIVDSDCLYNGRKVMSTTNMSGDFKSAFEIKIQSTTTEPEQKAQSVVIKRTITQLGKYVSDSCGGLKPGEAEAPDGTRVLVQ